In Caproicibacterium amylolyticum, a genomic segment contains:
- a CDS encoding helix-turn-helix domain-containing protein codes for MNFSERLLLLRKESGLNQKEFAAQLGVEPSKYNKWENGVNCPNYETVCMLADYFRTSTDYLLGHTDARYPENEGTVLELGLSDAAITQIKSFQEQGIENKTDNRSFLDIFNMLFEGKNADYFCDMLKYVKKATCGQSAKSNKESSHSKMHILSSALAADSLNSIINHVNALNKKAKQ; via the coding sequence ATGAATTTTTCGGAAAGGCTTTTGCTTCTTCGTAAGGAATCCGGTTTAAATCAAAAGGAATTTGCCGCCCAATTAGGCGTGGAACCTTCAAAGTACAACAAGTGGGAAAATGGTGTAAACTGTCCTAACTACGAAACTGTTTGTATGCTGGCCGATTATTTTCGCACATCAACCGACTATCTTCTTGGACATACGGATGCACGTTACCCGGAAAATGAAGGAACTGTGTTAGAACTGGGGCTGTCAGATGCTGCAATTACGCAAATTAAAAGCTTCCAGGAACAAGGAATTGAGAATAAAACAGATAATCGCTCTTTTTTGGATATATTCAACATGCTTTTTGAAGGCAAAAATGCGGACTATTTTTGTGATATGCTGAAATATGTTAAGAAAGCAACTTGTGGGCAGAGTGCAAAATCCAATAAAGAGAGTTCTCACTCAAAAATGCATATACTCTCTTCTGCACTGGCAGCAGACAGCCTCAACAGCATCATTAATCATGTTAATGCATTGAATAAGAAAGCAAAACAATAA
- a CDS encoding YfjI family protein, translating into MSCTEELKEHNIDSEIASLQSSQNWEEAARLLQEGDNMSLTAYKSTLAILSGTLGIQLPLAITSSVSTEESFPVEALPPVLYDFVCTQAKEKQISPSMLAPPCLAAISLGAMKKFCVHVSKNYFEPVNLWTLIVARPSERKSAAFEIVFAPIFAWQNSENQRLEPYIAKSEAHLNALEHKRSQIERQMELDGKAPNLELELADVEMELKTAEKDAVHPVKLWLTNVNSQSFEKALSENKEKIAILDSEATIFDMLTNMCSSKAGSAASDLSTFLHTYSGEGMRTERITRRNIVLQNPYSVFCVFIQNTVLDKLLENSNFTERGFTARFLINRPKSMIGTRLAPSDVPAAPQEVTEAWNALVKSILDIPLGETPNALELSAAAQTAAREYYYQIEQILNNVVGSKEYVLGKLYGTTMRIAGVLHIARLGSMAGAECISLHTMESAIAIAKYYKIQADTLYGESEDNQVAKNAQYILSMLKNHSLAGTIMTQNEIRHSCAKLKDRACKKDFETAIQLLEKHNFLFAYNEINDYRCGRKPKMWRISPFAAIKDEKFFLEE; encoded by the coding sequence ATGAGCTGTACTGAAGAATTAAAGGAACATAACATAGATTCAGAAATAGCCAGTCTGCAATCATCCCAAAACTGGGAAGAAGCAGCTCGGCTTTTACAAGAAGGTGACAACATGTCGCTAACTGCTTACAAAAGTACGTTGGCAATATTGTCTGGAACGTTGGGAATTCAGCTTCCGTTAGCGATTACGTCTTCTGTTTCCACAGAAGAATCATTTCCTGTTGAAGCTTTGCCACCTGTTCTATACGATTTCGTTTGTACACAGGCAAAGGAAAAACAAATCAGTCCAAGTATGCTTGCACCACCCTGTTTAGCAGCCATCTCATTAGGTGCAATGAAGAAATTTTGCGTTCATGTTTCCAAAAATTATTTTGAACCGGTTAATCTTTGGACGCTAATTGTTGCTCGTCCATCTGAGCGAAAGTCAGCTGCATTTGAAATAGTATTTGCGCCGATCTTTGCATGGCAGAATTCAGAAAACCAGCGTTTGGAACCATATATCGCAAAGTCGGAAGCACATTTAAATGCACTCGAACACAAGCGCAGTCAAATTGAACGCCAAATGGAGCTGGATGGAAAAGCCCCTAACCTTGAACTTGAACTGGCTGATGTTGAAATGGAATTAAAGACCGCAGAAAAAGACGCCGTCCATCCTGTTAAGTTATGGCTCACCAATGTGAATTCTCAATCTTTTGAAAAAGCCTTGTCGGAAAACAAAGAGAAAATTGCTATTTTGGATTCAGAAGCGACCATTTTTGATATGCTGACCAATATGTGCAGCAGTAAAGCGGGCAGCGCTGCCAGTGATTTATCAACCTTTCTTCACACTTACTCAGGAGAGGGTATGCGGACAGAACGCATTACCCGTCGCAACATTGTATTGCAGAATCCCTATTCTGTTTTTTGTGTTTTCATACAGAACACAGTGCTTGATAAACTTTTGGAGAATTCAAATTTCACAGAACGTGGGTTTACTGCCCGTTTCTTAATCAATCGCCCAAAGTCAATGATAGGCACACGACTTGCGCCGAGCGATGTACCAGCTGCTCCGCAGGAAGTTACAGAGGCATGGAATGCGCTGGTGAAATCCATTCTGGATATTCCATTAGGAGAAACACCAAATGCTTTGGAATTGTCAGCAGCAGCGCAGACTGCTGCACGCGAGTATTACTATCAGATAGAACAAATTCTAAATAATGTAGTGGGAAGCAAGGAATATGTTTTGGGAAAACTATATGGAACAACCATGCGGATCGCAGGTGTTTTACATATTGCACGTTTGGGAAGCATGGCAGGAGCAGAGTGCATTTCACTGCACACGATGGAAAGCGCAATTGCCATTGCAAAATACTATAAAATCCAAGCAGATACACTTTATGGAGAAAGCGAAGATAATCAAGTAGCTAAAAATGCACAGTACATTCTTTCCATGCTGAAAAATCACAGTCTTGCCGGAACCATCATGACACAAAATGAAATTCGACACAGCTGCGCAAAATTAAAAGACCGCGCATGTAAAAAGGATTTTGAAACAGCAATTCAATTGTTAGAAAAACACAATTTTCTGTTTGCGTACAATGAAATCAATGACTACCGATGTGGGAGAAAGCCGAAGATGTGGCGCATATCCCCCTTTGCAGCAATAAAAGATGAAAAATTCTTTTTAGAGGAATAA
- the mobP2 gene encoding MobP2 family relaxase has product MEDRITPGIVLCSKFALPNQKAYGRYVDYVDRKNAVKKSEFAQYTDYMDNPLKQQSYSHCNALFTAQSDHLTAAEKSLFKKRLHAAQQNGSPLWQNVISFKNDWLAKNGLYSTQNHTVNEVAVRSAVRQAMRVMLKNEQMPAAVWAAAIHYNTGNLHIHIAVAEPFPTRPLQEWHGKMVRRGKLKESTLDKMKSAVVNRLVDRSPEQQRLNDVMRKSLLASVPSDLWTVNKELRQSFLSLYGRLPPDRRLWKYNMNTLQKLRPVIDSLSRECFTRYHYVEYQNFQHLLKQEEQFLKSAYGESRNFAANKTRDLYTRMGNVILSAARRYDLQCHTDYTKRYSKQTVSGSISAAFHAVCRRAARNACLDRALSSLRKAVSFTRETEQAQQAYKQLQTAIQRAELEQEQPFAYKNNLYFGV; this is encoded by the coding sequence ATGGAAGACAGAATTACACCCGGCATTGTCTTATGTTCAAAATTTGCTTTGCCAAATCAGAAAGCGTATGGACGTTATGTGGATTATGTTGACCGAAAAAATGCGGTCAAGAAAAGTGAATTTGCACAATATACGGACTATATGGACAACCCACTCAAACAACAAAGTTACTCCCACTGCAACGCTTTATTTACGGCGCAGTCTGACCACTTAACTGCTGCAGAAAAATCACTTTTCAAAAAGCGACTGCACGCTGCCCAACAGAACGGCAGTCCACTTTGGCAGAATGTCATCAGTTTTAAAAATGATTGGCTTGCAAAAAACGGACTTTATAGCACACAAAATCATACGGTTAATGAGGTTGCTGTCCGCAGCGCAGTTCGGCAGGCAATGCGTGTTATGCTCAAAAATGAACAGATGCCCGCTGCTGTATGGGCAGCTGCAATTCATTACAATACCGGCAATCTGCATATACACATTGCAGTTGCCGAGCCCTTTCCCACACGTCCGCTTCAAGAATGGCATGGTAAAATGGTACGTCGTGGCAAGCTGAAAGAATCCACGCTGGACAAAATGAAAAGTGCAGTTGTCAACCGCTTGGTGGACCGTTCTCCCGAGCAGCAGCGGCTAAATGATGTTATGCGCAAAAGCTTGCTCGCTTCTGTTCCGTCTGATTTGTGGACAGTAAACAAGGAACTGCGACAGTCCTTTTTAAGTCTTTACGGAAGATTACCGCCTGACCGGCGACTTTGGAAATACAATATGAACACTTTGCAAAAACTGCGACCTGTAATTGACAGTCTATCGCGAGAGTGCTTTACGCGATACCATTATGTAGAATATCAGAATTTTCAGCACTTGCTGAAACAGGAAGAGCAATTTTTAAAAAGCGCATATGGAGAAAGCCGAAACTTTGCCGCAAACAAAACGCGAGACCTATACACACGCATGGGCAATGTTATTCTTTCTGCTGCACGCAGATATGATTTGCAATGTCATACAGATTACACAAAACGGTATTCAAAACAGACTGTCAGTGGTTCTATAAGCGCCGCCTTTCATGCAGTATGTCGCCGGGCAGCACGAAACGCGTGCCTTGACCGTGCGCTTTCCTCATTGCGCAAAGCAGTCAGTTTTACCCGTGAAACAGAACAAGCGCAGCAGGCGTACAAGCAGCTGCAAACAGCTATCCAACGTGCGGAATTGGAACAGGAACAGCCGTTTGCATATAAAAATAACCTGTACTTTGGGGTGTGA
- a CDS encoding ATP-binding cassette domain-containing protein has protein sequence MSVTVEVKNYTKTIKGQTVLSNVTLQLESGVCYGLYGHNGCGKSMLMRAIAGLICPTEGCVTAFGKDLNNSNSFPDSLGLIIENVGFWPYFTGLENLKLLASIKGEIGEPEIRDAITRVGLDPDDRRVYHKYSLGMKQRLAIAQAIMEKPNLILLDEPTNALDEDGVSLIRKVVQEEAERGATILIASHNREDLTTLCSQFFKMNAGKLQIVEGVA, from the coding sequence ATGAGTGTTACAGTAGAAGTAAAAAATTATACTAAAACAATTAAAGGGCAAACTGTTCTTTCAAATGTGACTTTGCAGTTGGAAAGCGGTGTTTGCTATGGATTATATGGTCATAATGGGTGCGGCAAATCTATGCTTATGCGCGCGATTGCAGGACTAATCTGCCCTACAGAGGGCTGTGTGACTGCGTTTGGAAAGGATCTAAATAATTCCAATTCTTTCCCGGACAGTTTGGGACTGATTATTGAAAACGTTGGTTTCTGGCCTTATTTTACGGGACTGGAAAATCTTAAATTACTGGCTTCCATCAAAGGGGAAATTGGTGAGCCGGAGATTCGGGATGCCATTACACGCGTGGGACTTGACCCGGATGACCGGCGGGTCTATCACAAGTACTCTCTGGGTATGAAACAGCGGCTGGCCATTGCGCAGGCTATTATGGAAAAGCCAAATTTAATTTTGCTGGATGAACCCACCAACGCATTGGATGAAGATGGCGTTTCATTGATACGAAAGGTAGTTCAGGAAGAAGCCGAACGCGGTGCAACTATTTTAATTGCTAGCCATAATCGTGAAGATTTAACTACTCTGTGCAGTCAGTTCTTTAAGATGAATGCAGGGAAACTGCAGATCGTGGAAGGTGTGGCATGA